From Streptobacillus felis:
TGGCCAAATAAATGGAATTATCGCCGCTATAGGTATGAAAATTATTATAGTCATAACTGGAACTAATCTATTACCACTAAAGAAAGCTAAATAATCAGGTAAAGATTTATTAGAAAACTTATTAGTAATTAATGCAGAAGTAATACCTGTTACTATACAGCCAAATACTCCTATTTGTAGAGTAAATATTACTAATTCTCTTGCATATAAAGAG
This genomic window contains:
- a CDS encoding PTS transporter subunit EIIC; the protein is SLYARELVIFTLQIGVFGCIVTGITSALITNKFSNKSLPDYLAFFSGNRLVPVMTIIIFIPIAAIIPFIWP